The Canis lupus dingo isolate Sandy chromosome 8, ASM325472v2, whole genome shotgun sequence genome has a segment encoding these proteins:
- the LOC118355576 gene encoding uncharacterized protein LOC118355576, with amino-acid sequence MICGFEGRENGVRAAAGTGGGAATCGGRSGQRQGARGDGCPARRPSGSAAAAAAAAPLGLTAGPEAQRSGGGDGGGGGLTTLPRGPVPSNRHRPRCGSAGGSSLTFPAGGASARCPGPGGGGGGGGGDVGRGGREGGRPDPQRQREKEGEGGGAAGAEAAAARAALWYPRWVPVNAPFSLLLSISPGG; translated from the coding sequence ATGATCTGTGGTTTCGAGGGGCGGGAGAACGGCGTGAGGGCCGCGGCGGGGACAGGTGGCGGGGCCGCGACGTGCGGGGGGCGGTCCGGACAGCGGCAGGGAGCCCGGGGCGACGGCTGTCCGGCGCGGCGTCCCTCCGGttccgcggcggcggcggcggcggcggcgcctctAGGCCTCACGGCCGGACCTGAAGCTCAGCGCTccggcggcggcgacggcggcggcggcggcctcacGACCCTCCCCCGCGGGCCCGTCCCATCAAATCGGCACCGACCCCGTTGCGGCTCCGCCGGTGGCTCCTCGCTCACATTCCCGGCGGGCGGCGCCTCTGCTCGTTGCCCCGgacccggcggcggcggcggcggcggcggcggcgacgtggggcgggggggaagggagggaggaagaccgGATCCGCAGCGGCAgcgggagaaggaaggagaaggaggaggagccgCTGGAGCTGAAGCCGCCGCTGCCAGAGCCGCCCTTTGGTACCCGCGGTGGGTCCCCGTCaatgcccctttctctctcctattgTCAATATCACCGGGCGGCTGA